In one window of Drosophila ananassae strain 14024-0371.13 chromosome XR, ASM1763931v2, whole genome shotgun sequence DNA:
- the LOC6505315 gene encoding uncharacterized protein LOC6505315 codes for MFVQQVIVGCLALATLALARPQYGYEQPLAAGSGSQDIFLGGGGGGIGVGSGPVSIGAISGGIAPHRGGDKYLPPASTTQAPIINKKFYLVSAPEDHSNDGKVKHLVLGRPQKNYRVVFIKAPAGDNANVKYSAEFAPQEEKTVIYVLSKKDNDLDASDIATPAPTQPSKPEVFFIKYKTDDEAKQAQQEIQGQYDKLGGTNEYQEDSNAPITSVIGSLDGLNPDGSYNYRQIANRPPSAQYLPSLLKH; via the coding sequence ATGTTCGTTCAACAAGTGATTGTCGGCTGCCTGGCCCTGGCCACTCTGGCCCTGGCTCGTCCCCAGTACGGATACGAGCAGCCCCTGGCCGCCGGATCGGGATCGCAGGACATATTCCtgggaggcggcggcggcggcatcGGTGTGGGCTCCGGCCCTGTGAGCATCGGCGCCATATCCGGGGGCATCGCTCCCCACCGCGGCGGCGACAAGTACCTGCCCCCCGCCAGCACCACCCAGGCCCCGATCATCAACAAGAAGTTCTACCTGGTCTCTGCCCCCGAGGACCACAGCAACGACGGCAAAGTGAAGCACCTGGTGCTGGGCCGCCCCCAGAAGAACTACCGCGTCGTCTTCATCAAGGCCCCGGCCGGCGACAACGCCAACGTCAAGTACTCCGCCGAGTTCGCCCCACAGGAGGAGAAGACCGTCATCTACGTCCTGAGCAAGAAGGACAACGACCTGGACGCCAGCGACATCGCCACCCCGGCACCCACCCAGCCCAGCAAGCCCGAGGTCTTCTTCATCAAGTACAAGACCGACGACGAGGCCAAGCAGGCCCAGCAGGAGATCCAGGGCCAGTACGACAAGCTCGGCGGCACCAACGAGTACCAGGAGGACAGCAACGCCCCCATCACCTCCGTGATCGGCAGCCTCGACGGCCTCAACCCCGATGGCAGCTACAACTACAGGCAGATCGCCAACCGCCCGCCCAGTGCCCAGTACCTGCCCAGTCTCCTGAAGCACTAG
- the LOC6505313 gene encoding uncharacterized protein LOC6505313, which translates to MKQFVVLACLAVIGGALAAPRPDVSHLAGYSYQAGGYNGGLVANQVVSTPVVSTSYQPTAAGSNYFSSAPSIGQLNLAPVVSSGVGNYQSGGSLDYQVGAAGASDSIGLAGLQPGPAINYNEQESYISHLANFQPAQINKHFYIHSAPEDHDEQQIVRYVNVGRPQKNYRVVFINAPTSTTSKAKIIANVAPVEEKTAIYVLSKKSNALDVSAEVVTQRPVANKPEVFFVKYKTPQEAAHAQQTIQANYDALGGTSQTSNEGVIPVSSVIGSLGDNGASGVVTDASGALNIVGTGGVPSVDASYSAGSGSSGVFDAQGSQRQVVSTITTGTNAQATYLPVKPVRK; encoded by the exons ATGAAGCAGTTTGTG GTTTTGGCCTGTCTGGCTGTGATCGGCGGCGCACTGGCTGCCCCCCGTCCGGATGTTAGCCACTTGGCGGGATACAGCTACCAGGCTGGCGGCTACAACGGAGGCTTGGTGGCCAACCAGGTGGTGAGCACCCCGGTGGTGAGCACCTCGTACCAGCCCACCGCCGCCGGCTCCAACTACTTCAGCTCCGCCCCCAGCATCGGCCAGCTGAACCTGGCTCCCGTGGTCTCCTCCGGAGTGGGCAACTACCAGTCCGGGGGCTCCCTGGACTACCAGGTGGGTGCTGCCGGCGCCAGCGACAGCATCGGCCTGGCCGGCCTCCAGCCCGGACCCGCCATCAACTACAACGAGCAGGAGTCCTACATCAGCCACCTGGCCAACTTCCAGCCCGCCCAGATCAACAAGCACTTCTATATCCACAGCGCCCCCGAGGACCACGACGAGCAGCAGATCGTCCGCTACGTGAACGTGGGCCGTCCCCAGAAGAACTACCGCGTCGTGTTCATCAACGCCCCCACCTCCACCACCAGCAAGGCCAAGATCATCGCCAACGTGGCTCCTGTCGAGGAGAAGACCGCCATCTACGTCCTCTCCAAGAAGTCCAACGCCCTGGACGTCAGCGCCGAGGTGGTCACCCAGCGTCCTGTGGCCAACAAGCCCGAGGTCTTCTTCGTCAAGTACAAGACGCCCCAGGAAGCCGCCCACGCCCAGCAGACTATTCAGG CCAACTATGATGCTCTGGGTGGCACCTCCCAGACCAGCAACGAGGGCGTCATCCCCGTCTCCTCGGTCATCGGCAGCCTGGGCGACAATGGCGCCTCCGGCGTGGTCACCGATGCCAGCGGCGCCCTGAACATCGTCGGCACCGGCGGAGTGCCCAGCGTGGATGCCAGCTACAGCGCAGGATCCGGATCCTCGGGAGTGTTCGACGCCCAAGGCAGCCAGCGCCAGGTGGTCAGCACCATCACCACTGGCACCAACGCCCAGGCCACCTACCTGCCCGTGAAGCCGGTCAGGAAGTAG
- the LOC6504953 gene encoding protein cutoff — protein MEDYGIGFMDVIYTKTLSEGDKPFFMQPTTLGFFSLDKFRTFCNDSSALARFRLLENSFFPLDLNVRVEPGCNKKYKHFYSDYMEHLLRYMAANVGRFFVPNLYGPGLQAIPTVVCSMELLQTLMCTPYNLNDNWKILVNRYRNTTYMCLENPGEPFDIVTLQKRNNMVTVLEHVLYKGGEKHSESQPEALSQFVNVFFANITESITAVYEAPMGAACLYSADNELPLTFKRMLNMHYIDFKLGNCAFYKDHRFGTFYTEPCYTDYDALTWWAESYLKKSVVITVACCQNAGRVARVKSKFAMGLPHEHSNKWLPNVCQIFLAKIMHEILLALNEPHQPETTYEFNYIAKEQIIYMKKKIGAHKYPLLPDWYLAMMETGKYSDETETETDDDDDSEL, from the exons atggaGGACTATGGTATCGGGTTTATGGATGTCATTTACACGAAGACCCTCTCAGAAGGGGATAAGCCTTTCTTTATGCAACCCACTACCCTGGGCTTTTTCAGCCTCGATAAATTTCGCACCTTCTGCAACGACTCGAGCGCTCTGGCCCGCTTCAGGCTGCTGGAGAATAGCTTCTTTCCGTTGGACTTGAATGTGCGGGTCGAGCCTGGATGCAACAAGAAGTACAAGCACTTCTACAGCGACTACATGGAACACTTGCTCCGATACATGGCGGCCAACGTGGGACGCTTCTTCGTACCCAACCTGTATGGCCCAGGACTCCAGGCGATTCCGACGGTGGTGTGTTCTATGGAGCTGCTGCAGACGTTGATGTGTACGCCCTACAACTTGAACGATAATTGGAAGATACTGGTCAACCGATATAGAAACACCACGTACATGTGCCTCGAGAATCCCGGGGAGCCCTTTGACATTGTAACGCTGCAGAAGAGGAACAACATGGTGACGGTTCTAGAACACGTCCTGTACAAGGGAGGGGAAAAACATTCGGAATCCCAACCGGAGGCACTTTCGCAGTTCGTCAACGTATTCTTTGCGAATATTACCGAATCGATTACAGCTGTTTACGAGGCGCCCATGGGAGCAGCTTGCCTGTACAGTGCAGA CAACGAACTACCGCTCACTTTTAAGAGAATGTTGAATATGCACTACATAGACTTCAAGTTGGGGAATTGTGCTTTTTACAAGGACCATCGATTCGGGACGTTCTACACAGAACCGTGCTATACCGACTATGATGCACTGACTTGGTGGGCGGAGAGCTACCTCAAGAAATCCGTAGTTATCACTGTGGCCTGCTGCCAAAACGCAGGTCGTGTGGCGCGAGTGAAATCCAAATTCGCCATGGGACTGCCCCACGAGCAC AGCAACAAGTGGTTGCCGAACGTGTGCCAGATATTCCTGGCTAAAATCATGCATGAAATCTTACTGGCCCTTAACGAGCCCCACCAGCCCGAGACCACATACGAGTTCAACTACATTGCCAAGGAGCAGATTATATACATGAAGAAGAAGATCGGCGCCCACAAGTATCCGCTCTTACCAGATTGGTATCTCGCTATGATGGAGACGGGCAAATATTCAgatgaaactgaaactgaaactgatgatgatgatgattctGAACTATAA
- the LOC6505312 gene encoding uncharacterized protein LOC6505312: MEATATQRQLARRRREGIAQRNRLQQQQLGTERYMGEKSYRTSGALKRGRGAAPVASTAATYVAVVRPSNTSTRIGATRTTQRNGNTGRASPKPPRQMLNTKSLSHANPYENFSTRGERSLAQRSKLADTRTRTRPPAEPFRTSFGRQAATAFTRTRATAAHTSATKTRSNFKSIKPKVDCHLCPPSKSHCHGHAHSSMPSPQTLPGGGQNKSLAEAHQQLELLLTRIERASDYLPPLPLAGLHASCSTTGSVRHGARRLGAGQGQGAARGAKGLRRQWAPTPPAPAGSPMASARGTYSQSHMKIRSRGDFSELMGVRGSGGGSSGDGSGTQDEVEQPSGIVPLTCNPQHLPPAKREALLKLLQRADQHDKGIVDIVRGVTGDAPRDTILMMLQMLPLSLKDSPYAEKFWEGHRYLKERQEQHQKIRSEEPRFKDVKLPHSPEGQNFYSNNLEGELKDEKLVLELMDSEMTRRHQHPVVSSAIEPVGENPLNERQQQAMRERAELEEHKQQVTQCRERRRQREFRKQMIELIKEQTDNGDATDANLGIQADDVKQERQQIQHKDPLFAVVPSDPWEQLCRERDRFQAHCKRSCFYNHSRSSAPWKLYAKVAANLSSQLMESIDVDFNRSVASYIKDFVEGEMTL, from the exons ATGGAGGCGACAGCGACGCAGCGTCAGTTGGCGCGCAGGCGCCGCGAAGGCATCGCCCAAAGGAATCgcctgcagcagcagcagctgggGACTGAGCGGTACATGGGGGAGAAGAGCTACCGCACTTCGGGCGCCCTGAAGCGAGGCCGGGGGGCGGCCCCAGTCGCCAGCACAGCCGCCACCTACGTCGCCGTGGTGCGGCCCAGTAACACCTCCACCCGGATCGGCGCCACCCGCACCACCCAGCGCAACGGAAACACCGGTCGGGCGTCCCCCAAGCCGCCGCGTCAGATGCTAAACACCAAG TCCCTTTCCCATGCCAATCCCTACGAGAACTTCTCCACCCGCGGAGAGCGATCTCTGGCCCAGCGAAGTAAGTTGGCCGACACCAGGACCCGCACCCGGCCCCCCGCAGAGCCCTTCCGCACCTCCTTTGGCCGCCAGGCAGCCACCGCCTTCACCCGCACCCGTGCCACTGCCGCCCATACCTCCGCCACCAAGACACGCTCCAATTTCAAGTCCATCAAGCCCAAGGTCGACTGCCATCTGTGCCCCCCCTCGAAGAGTCACTGTCACGGCCACGCCCACTCCTCGATGCCCAGCCCCCAGACCCTGCCCGGCGGTGGCCAGAACAAGTCCCTGGCGGAGGCGCACCAGCAActggagctgctgctgacGCGGATCGAGCGGGCGAGCGACTAcctgccgccgctgccgctggcAGGATTGCACGCCAGCTGCTCAACCACTGGCTCTGTCCGTCATGGGGCCCGCCGCTTGGGGGCAGGCCAGGGCCAGGGCGCCGCCAGGGGGGCGAAGGGGTTGCGGCGGCAGTGGGCGCCAACTCCACCGGCTCCAGCCGGGTCGCCGATGGCCAGCGCAAGGGGAACCTATTCCCAGTCGCATATGAAGATCCGCAGCAGAGGAG atttttcagAACTGATGGGAGTCCGGGGATCGGGTGGCGGCTCATCCGGTGACGGATCCGGAACGCAGGACGAGGTCGAGCAGCCGAGCGGCATCGTACCGCTCACCTGCAATCCGCAGCATCTGCCGCCGGCGAAGCGGGAAGCGCTGCTGAAGCTGCTGCAGCGGGCAGATCAGCACGACAAGGGCATCGTGGACATTGTGCGGGGAGTGACGGGGGATGCGCCACGGGACACCATACTCATGATGCTCCAAATGCT TCCCCTCAGCTTAAAGGACTCCCCCTACGCTGAAAAATTCTGGGAAGGCCACCGATATTTGAAGGAGCGCCAGGAGCAGCACCAGAAGATTCGATCCGAGGAACCACGCTTCAAGGATGTGAAGCTGCCGCACAGCCCCGAAGGACAGAACTTTTATTCGAACAACCTGGAAGGTGAGCTGAAGGACGAGAAGCTGGTGCTGGAATTAATGGATTCGGAGATGACCAGGCGGCACCAGCATCCAGTGGTGTCCTCTGCTATCGAGCCAGTCGGCGAGAATCCGCTGAACGagcggcagcagcaggcgATGCGGGAGCGGGCGGAGCTCGAGGAGCACAAGCAACAGGTGACCCAGTGCCGGGAGCGCCGTCGCCAGCGGGAGTTCAGGAAACAAATGATCGAGCTGATCAAGGAGCAGACGGACAACGGTGATGCCACAGATGCCAACCTCGGGATTCAAGCGGACGACGTGAAGCAGGAACGCCAACAGATCCAACACAAGGATCCTCTTTTCGCCGTCGTCCCCTCCGATCCTTGGGAGCAGCTCTGTCGGGAGCGGGATCGGTTCCAGGCCCACTGCAAGCGCAGCTGCTTCTACAATCATTCGCGTAGCTCTGCGCCCTGGAAATTATATGCCAA AGTGGCTGCGAACCTCAGCTCTCAGTTAATGGAGAGCATCGATGTTGATTTCAATCGCAGCGTGGCCAGTTACATCAAGGACTTTGTGGAGGGGGAAATGACTTTGTAG